One window from the genome of Amycolatopsis sp. NBC_01480 encodes:
- a CDS encoding pyridoxine/pyridoxamine 5'-phosphate oxidase produces MVSLRGWASFPAELPGFDPDLASDAPEDLFLTWLTEAGEHVLAPHAVTLSTVDEDGAPDARVVILKDVGPAGWAVATSAESPKGRQLTENPRAALTFFWPGRGRQVRVRGTVTPAPREASDEDFLARPPASRVEAFIGHQSEVLTDPEKLTEASAAAERWVEENPDAAPETWTRYLIVPTVVEFWQASHDRRHVRLRYRREDEGWTRERLWP; encoded by the coding sequence ATGGTTTCGCTGCGCGGCTGGGCGTCCTTCCCGGCCGAACTCCCCGGCTTCGACCCCGATCTGGCCTCGGACGCCCCGGAAGACCTCTTCCTGACCTGGCTCACCGAGGCCGGCGAGCACGTGCTCGCCCCGCACGCCGTCACACTGTCCACAGTGGATGAAGACGGCGCCCCCGATGCGCGGGTGGTGATCCTCAAGGACGTCGGCCCGGCCGGCTGGGCCGTCGCGACCAGCGCGGAAAGCCCGAAGGGCCGGCAGCTCACGGAAAACCCCCGCGCCGCGTTGACGTTCTTCTGGCCGGGGCGCGGCCGTCAGGTCCGGGTGCGCGGCACCGTCACCCCGGCTCCGCGCGAAGCCTCCGACGAAGACTTCCTCGCGCGCCCGCCCGCTTCGCGCGTCGAGGCTTTCATCGGCCACCAGTCGGAGGTCCTCACCGACCCGGAGAAGCTCACCGAGGCGTCCGCCGCGGCCGAGCGCTGGGTCGAGGAAAACCCTGACGCCGCACCGGAAACGTGGACGCGCTACCTCATCGTGCCCACGGTCGTCGAGTTCTGGCAGGCGAGCCACGACCGCCGCCACGTCCGTCTCCGCTACCGGCGCGAGGACGAAGGCTGGACGCGCGAACGCCTCTGGCCGTGA
- a CDS encoding DUF2020 domain-containing protein, whose protein sequence is MRRILVLAPALVLLAGCGASTQISGTPAPAPTTAAGSAAAGLPPDPKPAKTADCPYLDSLAVEDANGQHVSKVQVSDDQPHPACFFYRPDGNLQLTVQVYVGKPDVATALVNKVAPIETSNPASDPPGWKGGYQPSGDGVVYAVSKGEAAVIVTSNQKQSIKARKVAKNAIAALKL, encoded by the coding sequence ATGCGACGAATCCTCGTTCTCGCGCCCGCCCTGGTGCTCCTCGCCGGCTGCGGAGCGTCGACCCAGATTTCGGGCACGCCCGCGCCCGCCCCCACCACGGCGGCCGGCTCCGCGGCGGCGGGCCTGCCGCCCGACCCGAAGCCCGCGAAGACGGCCGACTGCCCGTACCTGGACAGCCTGGCGGTGGAGGACGCGAACGGCCAGCACGTGTCGAAGGTGCAGGTGTCGGACGACCAGCCGCACCCCGCCTGCTTCTTCTACCGGCCCGACGGGAACTTGCAGCTCACCGTGCAGGTGTACGTCGGCAAGCCGGATGTCGCGACGGCACTGGTCAACAAGGTCGCGCCGATCGAGACGTCCAACCCGGCTTCGGATCCGCCGGGGTGGAAGGGCGGCTACCAGCCCTCCGGTGACGGTGTGGTGTACGCCGTCTCGAAAGGGGAGGCTGCCGTCATCGTGACGAGTAACCAGAAGCAGAGCATCAAGGCACGCAAAGTGGCGAAAAATGCTATCGCTGCCCTGAAGCTCTGA
- a CDS encoding DUF6918 family protein yields MADTLKEILLDSSRRPTVVTDLEGLVDAEVSDKGGVSGAVVKTGFAAVKKIKPGIIPSAVDTLLDDFAGALEPFYGDYKAKGGNDFGAYLTSRSDEASDALLTVTDSRADRSSRDSIKKVYSKLRPNGKKNVEEALPRLGQLIDKHAATA; encoded by the coding sequence GTGGCTGACACCCTCAAGGAAATCCTGCTCGACTCCAGCCGTCGCCCGACGGTCGTGACCGACCTCGAAGGCCTCGTGGACGCCGAGGTGTCCGACAAGGGCGGGGTCTCCGGCGCCGTTGTGAAGACCGGCTTCGCCGCGGTCAAGAAGATCAAGCCGGGCATCATCCCGTCCGCGGTCGACACGCTGCTGGACGACTTCGCCGGTGCGCTCGAGCCCTTCTACGGCGACTACAAGGCCAAGGGCGGCAACGACTTCGGTGCCTACCTGACCAGCCGCTCGGACGAGGCCTCCGACGCGCTGCTGACCGTCACGGACAGCCGCGCGGACCGCAGCAGCCGCGACAGCATCAAGAAGGTCTACTCGAAGCTGCGCCCGAACGGCAAGAAGAACGTCGAGGAGGCGCTGCCCCGCCTCGGCCAGCTGATCGACAAGCACGCCGCCACGGCCTGA
- a CDS encoding peptidylprolyl isomerase — protein sequence MTESARKATLHTNQGDIHVNLFPDHAPKTVANFVGLADGSKEYTQPNAQGTNSGPFYDGSIFHRVIDGFMLQGGDPTGTGRGGPGYKFGDEFHPELQFNKPYLLAMANAGPGTNGSQFFITVAPTTHLNFKHTIFGEVADQESRTVVDAIGRAATGPADRPLSDIVIEKVTVEA from the coding sequence GTGACTGAAAGCGCCCGTAAGGCCACCCTGCACACCAATCAGGGTGACATCCACGTGAACCTGTTCCCCGACCACGCGCCGAAGACGGTCGCGAACTTCGTGGGGCTGGCCGACGGCTCCAAGGAGTACACGCAGCCGAACGCGCAGGGGACGAACTCCGGCCCCTTCTACGACGGCTCGATCTTCCACCGGGTGATCGACGGCTTCATGCTCCAGGGCGGCGACCCGACCGGCACCGGCCGCGGCGGCCCCGGCTACAAGTTCGGCGACGAGTTCCACCCCGAGCTGCAGTTCAACAAGCCGTACCTGCTGGCGATGGCGAACGCCGGGCCCGGCACCAACGGCTCGCAGTTCTTCATCACCGTCGCGCCGACGACGCACCTGAACTTCAAGCACACGATCTTCGGCGAGGTGGCGGACCAGGAGTCCCGCACCGTCGTCGACGCGATCGGGCGTGCGGCGACCGGCCCGGCCGACCGTCCGCTGTCCGACATCGTCATCGAGAAGGTCACCGTCGAGGCCTGA
- a CDS encoding rhomboid family intramembrane serine protease, producing the protein MNQPPNPSAYPQAPQPGCWWHPNRPTGLSCARCGRPACPDCLREAAVGFQCTDCVHAGTQQQRQQHRSYQDSGMGARTIAGARPSNSVVVTTTLLAVNVLIFLITVLQAKSLFDNGNSQLSQLGELWTYPTLGGGEWWRIFTNGFLHYGPIHIAANMFSLWMMGRALEQVFGRTRYIALYFISMLGASTSVLLFDAPNRPSAGASGALFGLMGCYAVIVLKLKLNPSGLLITLAINAYITFSIPNISILAHVGGLVTGALVAVAFLYAPDRNRVRWQTAGAVILVVAFIGLLVYRGAQIPSLDCQLSLVRGTESYVCG; encoded by the coding sequence GTGAACCAACCGCCGAATCCCTCCGCCTACCCCCAGGCCCCGCAGCCCGGTTGCTGGTGGCACCCGAACCGCCCGACCGGCCTGAGCTGCGCGCGCTGCGGGCGTCCGGCCTGCCCGGACTGCCTGCGCGAAGCCGCCGTCGGCTTCCAGTGCACCGACTGCGTGCACGCTGGCACCCAGCAACAGCGTCAGCAGCACCGCTCGTACCAGGACTCCGGCATGGGCGCCCGCACGATCGCGGGCGCGCGCCCGTCGAACTCCGTGGTGGTCACCACCACGCTGCTCGCGGTGAACGTGCTGATCTTCCTGATCACCGTGCTCCAGGCGAAAAGCCTGTTCGACAACGGCAATTCACAGTTGTCCCAGCTGGGTGAGCTGTGGACGTACCCCACGCTCGGCGGCGGCGAATGGTGGCGGATCTTCACCAACGGCTTCCTGCACTACGGGCCCATCCACATCGCGGCGAACATGTTCTCGCTGTGGATGATGGGCCGGGCGCTGGAGCAGGTCTTCGGCCGCACGCGTTATATCGCGCTGTACTTCATTTCGATGCTCGGCGCGTCCACGTCGGTGCTGCTGTTCGACGCGCCCAACCGGCCGTCCGCGGGCGCTTCGGGCGCGTTGTTCGGGCTGATGGGCTGCTACGCGGTCATCGTGCTGAAGCTCAAGCTGAACCCGTCCGGCCTGCTGATCACGCTGGCGATCAACGCCTACATCACGTTCTCGATCCCGAACATCTCGATCCTCGCGCACGTGGGAGGGCTGGTCACGGGCGCGCTGGTCGCTGTGGCGTTCCTGTACGCGCCGGACCGCAACCGCGTGCGGTGGCAGACGGCCGGGGCGGTAATCCTGGTGGTCGCGTTCATCGGCTTGCTGGTCTACCGCGGCGCGCAGATCCCGTCGCTCGACTGCCAGCTTTCGCTGGTCCGCGGGACCGAGTCGTACGTCTGCGGTTAG
- a CDS encoding PH domain-containing protein codes for MDNYPTSWAPRRSLVVLAWAVAALLLVGAVTDLVFGDGKGAVLLGVAMLAVGGFAVHWSLVRPRLAVDAEGLVARTLSGTHRLPWAETSTKLRTTRRMGRDGVTLELEHGDQLYVFGRLELGEDPRDVMDVLSALRGTR; via the coding sequence GTGGATAACTACCCCACCTCGTGGGCACCGCGCCGGTCGCTTGTGGTACTGGCCTGGGCCGTCGCCGCACTCCTGCTGGTCGGCGCGGTGACCGACCTGGTCTTCGGCGACGGCAAGGGCGCGGTGCTCCTGGGCGTCGCGATGCTGGCCGTCGGCGGGTTCGCCGTCCACTGGAGCCTCGTGCGGCCGCGCCTGGCGGTCGACGCCGAGGGCCTGGTGGCCCGCACGCTCAGCGGCACGCACCGGCTGCCCTGGGCCGAGACCTCGACCAAGCTGCGCACCACCCGCCGGATGGGCCGCGACGGCGTGACGCTGGAACTGGAGCACGGCGACCAGCTCTACGTCTTCGGGCGCCTTGAGCTCGGCGAGGACCCCCGTGACGTGATGGACGTCCTCAGCGCCCTGCGTGGCACGCGCTAA
- the crgA gene encoding cell division protein CrgA, translated as MPKSKVRKKTAYTPPADRRTPVKVKAAGPSNLFYKIVMFGLMVIGLLWLIVNYIAGPKIPFLNDLGNWNFAIGFAAMIVGLLMTMRWR; from the coding sequence ATGCCGAAGTCCAAGGTCCGCAAGAAGACCGCGTACACCCCGCCTGCCGATCGCCGTACGCCGGTGAAGGTCAAGGCCGCGGGCCCGTCGAACCTGTTCTACAAGATCGTCATGTTCGGTCTCATGGTGATCGGGCTGCTCTGGCTCATCGTGAACTACATCGCCGGTCCCAAGATTCCGTTTCTCAACGACCTGGGCAACTGGAACTTCGCGATCGGCTTCGCCGCGATGATCGTCGGCCTGCTGATGACGATGCGCTGGCGCTGA
- a CDS encoding class E sortase yields MANQETEVFEAVKAGGGTALKEKPEPAPLGKGGVAIRTAGEVLITLGLIVLLFMVYEVYVTDLFSAEKQSVASDQLQGDWAKDRTLHPELVDGKAFARIHIPSFGADFNFTIQEGTGEDSLAVGPGHYKGTALPGEPGNFGIAGHRVGKGAPFNDLDNLSSCDQIVIETATDFFIYKVLPYDDEMSGWASGKGAQPACKGVPTLRDPSIAGGGAYDQTFGRKVVLPSQGDAVNPVPYKPSDVLPKAQEASLLTLTTCHPQFSAKQRLIITSVLTQQVPKSQVSDYTKLLQQIGGAA; encoded by the coding sequence CTGGCGAACCAGGAGACCGAGGTCTTCGAGGCGGTCAAGGCCGGCGGCGGCACGGCGCTGAAGGAGAAGCCGGAGCCCGCGCCGCTCGGCAAGGGCGGCGTCGCGATCCGGACCGCCGGCGAGGTGCTGATCACCCTCGGCCTGATCGTCCTGTTGTTCATGGTTTACGAGGTCTACGTGACCGACCTGTTCTCGGCCGAGAAGCAGTCCGTGGCCAGCGACCAGCTGCAGGGCGACTGGGCCAAGGACCGCACGCTGCACCCCGAGCTGGTGGACGGCAAGGCGTTCGCCCGGATCCACATCCCCAGCTTCGGCGCGGACTTCAACTTCACCATCCAGGAGGGCACCGGCGAGGACTCGCTCGCCGTCGGCCCCGGCCACTACAAGGGCACGGCGCTGCCCGGCGAGCCCGGCAACTTCGGCATCGCGGGCCACCGCGTCGGCAAGGGCGCGCCGTTCAACGACCTGGACAACCTGAGCTCCTGCGACCAGATCGTGATCGAGACGGCGACCGACTTCTTCATCTACAAGGTGCTGCCCTACGACGACGAGATGAGCGGCTGGGCCAGCGGCAAGGGCGCGCAGCCCGCGTGCAAGGGCGTGCCGACGCTGCGCGACCCGAGCATCGCGGGCGGCGGCGCCTACGACCAGACGTTCGGCCGCAAGGTGGTGCTGCCCAGCCAGGGCGACGCCGTGAACCCGGTGCCGTACAAGCCGTCCGACGTGCTGCCCAAGGCTCAGGAGGCCTCGCTGCTCACGCTCACCACCTGCCACCCGCAGTTCTCCGCGAAGCAGCGGCTGATCATCACCTCCGTGCTCACGCAGCAGGTGCCGAAGTCGCAGGTCTCCGACTACACGAAGCTGCTCCAACAGATCGGCGGTGCCGCCTGA
- a CDS encoding LLM class flavin-dependent oxidoreductase, which produces MVQRRRGQQLRFGVFLVSGRFPGQADADVLRRTVRAAEAAEAAGFDDVWLAEHHFMPYGVCPSAVTLAGHVLGRTSRVDVGTAVSVLSTAHPVALAEQWSMLDAVSGGRLRVGVGRGGPWRDLEVFGTGLARYENGFAESLDLLLSAMAGGGVRADGEHFAFREVPFVPRPERRPRLVVACGGPDSGAVRLAAERGLPMLLGLHADDAEKAATVEAYGAPAEHVSTVLCQVGADAAGVVRRALPGWLADGLGAHVTVDGRPGPSRDPVEYTERLCAIHPVGDPAHCVATLETSLRRTGVAHVGMFVEASGTPEGTCENIARIGAEVLPALRGQQSLSSGL; this is translated from the coding sequence GTGGTTCAACGACGTCGCGGTCAACAACTGAGGTTCGGCGTTTTCCTCGTCTCCGGGCGGTTTCCGGGGCAGGCGGACGCCGACGTACTGCGCCGGACCGTCCGCGCCGCGGAGGCCGCCGAGGCGGCGGGGTTCGACGACGTGTGGCTCGCGGAGCACCACTTCATGCCGTACGGCGTCTGCCCCTCGGCCGTCACGCTCGCCGGGCACGTGCTGGGCCGGACCTCGCGCGTTGACGTCGGCACGGCGGTGAGCGTTCTGTCCACGGCGCACCCGGTGGCGCTGGCGGAGCAGTGGTCGATGCTCGACGCCGTGTCCGGCGGGCGGCTGCGGGTCGGCGTCGGGCGCGGTGGGCCGTGGCGGGATCTGGAGGTGTTCGGCACCGGGCTGGCACGGTACGAGAACGGTTTCGCCGAGTCGCTGGACCTGCTGCTGTCGGCGATGGCCGGCGGTGGCGTGCGTGCGGACGGCGAGCATTTCGCGTTCCGGGAGGTGCCGTTCGTGCCCCGGCCGGAGCGTCGGCCGCGGCTGGTGGTCGCCTGCGGCGGACCGGATTCCGGCGCCGTGCGGCTGGCTGCCGAGCGCGGATTGCCGATGCTGCTGGGCCTACACGCGGACGACGCGGAGAAGGCCGCCACAGTCGAGGCTTACGGCGCGCCCGCGGAGCACGTTTCGACGGTGCTGTGCCAGGTCGGTGCGGACGCGGCCGGCGTGGTGCGGCGAGCGCTGCCCGGCTGGCTGGCCGACGGCCTCGGCGCGCACGTGACGGTGGACGGCAGGCCCGGCCCGTCGCGCGATCCGGTCGAGTACACCGAGCGGCTGTGCGCGATCCACCCCGTCGGCGACCCGGCCCACTGCGTGGCGACGCTGGAAACGAGCCTCCGGCGTACCGGCGTCGCCCACGTGGGGATGTTCGTGGAGGCGTCCGGCACGCCGGAGGGCACGTGCGAAAACATCGCGCGGATCGGCGCCGAGGTGCTGCCCGCGCTACGGGGTCAGCAGTCCCTGAGTTCCGGGCTCTGA
- a CDS encoding SCO5389 family protein, translated as MSLDVSPALLEKAERGEVSDAEFVACVRESLPYAWEVITGVIAEADGATDGFADNETPPPDETARGQLLRALASDAIRGGLERHFGVKLAFQNCHRVAVFRSSELDGDRYRAFVSPRGQLLNQSPELRDC; from the coding sequence TTGTCTCTGGACGTATCGCCCGCGCTGCTGGAAAAGGCCGAGCGCGGGGAGGTCTCCGACGCGGAGTTCGTGGCCTGCGTGCGGGAGTCCCTGCCCTACGCGTGGGAGGTGATCACCGGCGTGATCGCCGAGGCCGACGGCGCCACGGACGGGTTCGCCGACAACGAGACCCCGCCCCCGGACGAGACCGCCCGCGGGCAGCTGCTGCGGGCACTTGCCTCCGACGCCATCCGCGGCGGCCTGGAGCGGCACTTCGGCGTGAAGCTGGCCTTCCAGAACTGCCACCGGGTGGCCGTTTTCCGCTCGTCCGAGCTGGACGGCGACCGCTACCGCGCGTTCGTCTCGCCGCGCGGCCAGCTGCTGAATCAGAGCCCGGAACTCAGGGACTGCTGA
- a CDS encoding ABC transporter permease, translated as MPTFTKLVATETKLFLRTPMWAVLGILLPATVLLAVGLIPGFTKPSDITGGYRFVDLFVPSLVVIAIAMLGLQVAPGAIATYREQGVLRRLATTPVPPSYLLLAQLVIHAVVALAGIAVLLVVGHVAFDVPMPRHPLTFLLTLALGLVSVFAIGLIAASLARTGKGAGGLAMVAYFPIMFLGGVYLPRPLLPAVVQRIGAYIPPGTQPLQDAWVGNGVQPLQFVVLALFALGGTALAVRLFRWE; from the coding sequence GTGCCCACGTTCACCAAGCTCGTCGCCACCGAGACGAAACTGTTCCTCCGCACGCCGATGTGGGCGGTGCTCGGCATCCTGCTGCCCGCCACGGTGCTGCTCGCCGTCGGCCTGATCCCAGGCTTCACCAAGCCGAGCGACATCACCGGCGGCTACCGCTTCGTCGACCTGTTCGTGCCCTCGCTGGTGGTCATCGCGATCGCGATGCTCGGCCTCCAGGTCGCCCCCGGCGCCATCGCCACGTACCGCGAGCAGGGCGTGCTCCGCCGCCTCGCCACCACACCCGTGCCGCCCTCGTACCTGCTGCTGGCCCAGCTCGTGATCCACGCCGTGGTGGCGCTCGCGGGCATCGCGGTCCTGCTGGTGGTCGGCCACGTCGCGTTCGATGTGCCGATGCCGCGCCACCCGCTGACGTTCCTGCTCACGCTGGCGCTCGGGCTGGTTTCGGTGTTCGCGATCGGCCTGATCGCCGCGTCCCTCGCGCGGACCGGCAAAGGCGCGGGCGGGCTCGCGATGGTCGCGTATTTCCCGATCATGTTCCTCGGCGGCGTCTACCTGCCGCGGCCGCTGCTGCCCGCCGTGGTCCAGCGGATCGGCGCGTACATCCCGCCGGGCACACAACCGCTGCAGGACGCCTGGGTGGGCAACGGCGTTCAGCCGCTGCAGTTCGTCGTGCTGGCCCTGTTCGCGCTCGGCGGAACGGCGCTGGCGGTACGGCTGTTCCGGTGGGAGTAG
- a CDS encoding ABC transporter ATP-binding protein, producing MPLIEVTELTKRYGNRVAVDGVSFTVERGEIFGILGTNGAGKTTTVECLQGLRTADAGTISVLGLDPVRDRDELRRRVGVQLQESRLPEKLRVREALELFASFYRDPADVDSLLRRLSLEEHQRTYFGRLSGGLKQRVSIALALIGRPEVAILDELTTGLDPHARRDTWKLVEGVRESGVTVLLVTHFMDEAERLCDRVAVFDAGRVVATGAPAELLGTTGKSTLDDAFVTLTGRD from the coding sequence ATGCCACTCATCGAAGTCACCGAGCTGACCAAGCGGTACGGGAACCGGGTCGCGGTCGACGGGGTTTCGTTCACCGTCGAGCGCGGCGAGATCTTCGGGATCCTCGGCACCAACGGCGCTGGGAAGACCACCACCGTCGAATGCCTCCAGGGTCTGCGCACCGCCGACGCCGGCACGATTTCCGTGCTGGGCCTCGACCCGGTGCGCGATCGCGACGAGCTGCGCCGGCGCGTCGGCGTCCAGCTGCAGGAAAGCCGGCTGCCGGAAAAGCTGCGGGTGCGCGAGGCGCTCGAGCTGTTCGCGTCGTTCTACCGGGATCCCGCGGACGTCGACAGCTTGCTGCGGCGGCTCTCGCTCGAGGAGCACCAGCGCACGTACTTCGGCCGGCTGTCCGGCGGGCTGAAGCAGCGCGTGTCCATCGCGCTCGCGCTGATCGGCCGGCCCGAGGTCGCCATCCTCGACGAGCTCACCACGGGCCTCGACCCGCACGCCCGCCGTGACACCTGGAAGCTCGTCGAAGGCGTGCGCGAAAGCGGTGTGACCGTCCTGCTCGTCACCCACTTCATGGACGAGGCCGAGCGGCTCTGCGACCGCGTCGCGGTCTTCGACGCCGGCCGGGTGGTCGCCACCGGCGCGCCCGCCGAGCTGCTCGGCACCACTGGAAAGTCCACTTTGGACGACGCGTTCGTCACCCTCACCGGCCGCGACTGA
- a CDS encoding sensor histidine kinase, whose amino-acid sequence MAYPTAVRRAFALAGLALLSWLDVLVELVTFVLLCVGLVFFLPSAILWARGRSRRTRALAGSWCGVEVPSPYRPEPPAPERERDGWYRDGNQLFRRSWWIRVNRRINWVLEDPAVGRELVWQLVNPLAGLVLVPAAVLCGPRALRAYGRWTRRWLGSRTARPRGRWLHRHSESLGHQIGILVLGLIHLVLAFAQLVALPFFPSVVVAGRAVPDTARREIHNWTGIRIPRPYLPPPPLPVPRADGLFQVGKQLYEEPWWPVRRARFRWILRDPATWRDLLAAVLVPFVSAVLLIPTVVLTFWGIGGLAALWAGRFISGWPAAQQASTRYFEVIGLPTITSTGTALAITPVALAALVLGLAPTTWLARQQARFARLVLGPTEAIRLAQRVRRLDQTRSDVTVAQAAELRRIERDLHDGIQSRLVAMGMKLGAVEALIDSDPAAAKKLAADLRTASAEALTELRVLVRGIHPPVLSERGLLDAVRAVALDSPLKTEVTGSLAGRVEEPVEACAYFAVCELLGNAAKHGAARRVTISLEHSDGLLRVEVADDGKGGADAARGSGLRGIERRLGGFDGRLTLTSPLGGPTVAIVEVPCQLDPEPSSPKTSTSSETA is encoded by the coding sequence ATGGCGTATCCGACGGCGGTGCGGCGGGCGTTCGCCTTGGCCGGGCTCGCGTTGCTGAGCTGGCTCGACGTGCTGGTGGAGCTGGTCACGTTCGTGCTGCTGTGCGTCGGGCTGGTCTTCTTCCTGCCGTCGGCCATCCTCTGGGCGCGCGGGCGGTCCCGGCGGACCCGGGCGCTGGCCGGATCGTGGTGCGGCGTCGAGGTCCCGAGCCCGTACCGGCCGGAGCCGCCGGCGCCGGAACGGGAGCGCGACGGCTGGTACCGCGACGGGAACCAGCTGTTCCGGCGGTCGTGGTGGATCCGGGTCAACCGGCGGATCAACTGGGTGCTGGAGGATCCCGCGGTCGGGCGGGAACTGGTGTGGCAGCTGGTCAATCCGCTCGCCGGGCTGGTGCTCGTGCCGGCCGCGGTGCTGTGCGGCCCCCGCGCGCTGCGGGCTTACGGCCGGTGGACGCGACGGTGGCTGGGATCCCGGACGGCGCGGCCGCGGGGACGGTGGCTCCACCGGCACTCCGAGTCGCTCGGCCACCAGATCGGGATCCTCGTGCTGGGCCTGATCCACCTCGTGCTGGCGTTCGCGCAGCTGGTGGCCCTGCCGTTCTTCCCGTCGGTGGTGGTGGCGGGCCGGGCGGTGCCCGACACCGCCCGCCGCGAGATCCACAACTGGACGGGCATCCGGATCCCCCGGCCGTACCTGCCGCCCCCGCCGCTGCCCGTCCCGCGGGCCGACGGGCTGTTCCAGGTGGGCAAGCAGCTGTACGAGGAGCCGTGGTGGCCGGTGCGGCGGGCGCGGTTCCGCTGGATCCTGCGCGACCCCGCGACCTGGCGCGACCTCCTCGCCGCGGTGCTCGTGCCGTTCGTTTCGGCGGTGCTGCTGATTCCCACGGTGGTGCTGACGTTCTGGGGGATCGGCGGGTTGGCGGCGTTGTGGGCGGGCCGGTTCATCAGCGGCTGGCCGGCCGCGCAGCAGGCCTCGACGCGCTACTTCGAGGTGATCGGCCTTCCCACGATCACGAGTACGGGGACGGCGCTCGCGATCACGCCGGTGGCGCTCGCGGCGTTGGTGCTCGGCCTGGCGCCGACGACTTGGCTCGCGCGGCAGCAGGCGAGGTTCGCCCGGCTGGTGCTCGGCCCGACCGAGGCGATCCGGCTGGCGCAGCGGGTACGCCGGCTGGACCAGACCCGCTCCGACGTCACCGTGGCGCAGGCCGCCGAGCTGCGGCGGATCGAGCGCGACCTGCACGACGGGATCCAATCGCGGCTCGTGGCGATGGGCATGAAGCTGGGCGCGGTGGAAGCGCTGATCGACAGCGATCCGGCGGCGGCGAAGAAGCTGGCGGCCGACCTGCGGACCGCGTCGGCGGAGGCGTTGACGGAGCTGCGGGTGCTGGTGCGCGGGATTCACCCGCCGGTGCTTTCGGAGCGGGGCCTGCTGGACGCCGTGCGCGCGGTGGCGCTGGACAGCCCGTTGAAAACCGAGGTCACGGGCTCGCTGGCCGGCCGCGTCGAGGAGCCGGTGGAGGCGTGCGCGTACTTCGCGGTGTGCGAACTCCTTGGCAACGCGGCAAAACACGGGGCGGCCCGGCGGGTCACGATCTCGCTGGAGCACAGCGACGGGCTGCTGCGCGTGGAGGTCGCCGACGACGGCAAGGGCGGCGCGGACGCGGCGCGCGGCTCGGGACTGCGGGGAATCGAGCGCCGGCTGGGCGGCTTCGACGGTAGGTTGACGCTCACCAGCCCGCTGGGCGGCCCGACCGTGGCGATCGTGGAGGTTCCGTGTCAGCTCGACCCCGAACCGTCGTCGCCGAAGACCAGTACCTCCTCCGAGACGGCCTGA
- a CDS encoding response regulator transcription factor: MSARPRTVVAEDQYLLRDGLTHLLTAHGFDVVAAVGSGPELAAALREHRPDVSIVDVRMPPTNTDEGLQVALAARRESPGLPILVLSQHVEQLYARELLADGTGAVGYLLKDRVFNAADFIDAVRRVASGGTAMDPEVIAKLVAGNASDPLAALTPREREVLALMAEGCSNAAVAARLHFSEGAVGKHTANIFAKLGIAASDDTNRRVLAVLAYLSAG, from the coding sequence GTGTCAGCTCGACCCCGAACCGTCGTCGCCGAAGACCAGTACCTCCTCCGAGACGGCCTGACGCACCTGCTCACCGCGCACGGCTTCGACGTCGTCGCCGCGGTCGGCTCGGGCCCCGAGCTGGCGGCCGCGCTCCGGGAGCACCGGCCGGACGTGTCCATTGTGGACGTCCGAATGCCGCCGACGAACACCGACGAGGGCCTCCAGGTGGCGCTGGCGGCCCGGCGCGAGAGCCCTGGCCTGCCGATCCTGGTGCTGTCGCAGCACGTCGAGCAGCTGTACGCGCGCGAACTGCTGGCCGACGGCACCGGCGCCGTCGGCTACCTGCTGAAAGACCGCGTGTTCAACGCCGCCGACTTCATCGACGCGGTCCGCCGCGTCGCCTCCGGGGGCACCGCCATGGACCCCGAGGTGATCGCGAAACTGGTGGCGGGCAACGCTTCCGACCCGTTGGCCGCGCTGACCCCGCGTGAACGCGAGGTGCTCGCGCTGATGGCGGAGGGCTGCTCCAACGCCGCCGTCGCCGCGCGCCTGCACTTCAGCGAGGGCGCGGTCGGCAAGCACACGGCCAACATCTTCGCGAAGCTCGGCATCGCCGCCTCGGACGACACCAACCGCCGGGTGCTGGCCGTGCTCGCGTACCTCTCGGCCGGCTGA